A single Crateriforma conspicua DNA region contains:
- a CDS encoding polysaccharide biosynthesis/export family protein, which translates to MPLSKQTWLSAVTKRMGRVCVTATLGLLAIANTGCHLVSSARHAIPAHRLDPNLFDCPRDDLAPLPYAALGQEKPMEHLIGPGDVLGVYVFGVFPPGEDDTPVQNRAQAVNQRYYPPRGTVVGPTTGLPVTVDINGEVDLPLIDRVNVQGLSLTQATDKIRKTYREADMIAAGRERVSVGLITPRVKRVVVLREDTPATPVALASPQAVDEVHRGSGEVIDLPVYESDVLHALAATGGLPGTDAERELYVIRRSPTIDYRFMNIEQLQSMVDTLGPESGVVRIPLVGCPDQPIPFTEQDIKLDEGDVLFVPRRNEYFTTGGMLPGARIPLPRDRDIDVIEAIAMATGSAGGPLGRDGGVLAGAGVSYMREPTRVLILRDLPDNRQITIRVDLDRAMKDKKERIRILPDDVVMLYFKPGSATLNSTLNYIPSAVVGLMIRDAD; encoded by the coding sequence ATGCCCCTATCCAAACAAACTTGGCTGTCCGCCGTCACGAAGCGCATGGGGCGTGTGTGTGTCACCGCGACGCTGGGACTGCTTGCCATCGCCAACACGGGATGTCACTTGGTATCGTCGGCCCGGCATGCCATTCCCGCCCACCGCTTGGACCCGAACCTGTTCGATTGCCCACGGGACGACTTGGCACCGCTGCCCTACGCGGCGTTGGGCCAAGAAAAGCCGATGGAGCACTTGATCGGTCCCGGCGACGTTCTGGGCGTTTATGTCTTTGGCGTGTTCCCGCCGGGCGAAGATGACACTCCGGTACAAAACCGTGCCCAGGCGGTGAACCAGCGGTACTATCCGCCACGCGGCACCGTGGTCGGCCCGACGACCGGCTTGCCCGTGACCGTCGACATCAACGGCGAAGTCGATTTGCCGCTGATCGATCGCGTCAACGTTCAAGGGCTTTCACTGACGCAAGCCACCGACAAGATCCGCAAGACCTACCGCGAAGCCGACATGATCGCCGCGGGTCGCGAACGGGTTTCGGTCGGTCTGATCACGCCGCGGGTCAAACGTGTCGTCGTGCTTCGTGAAGACACCCCGGCCACGCCCGTCGCGTTGGCGTCGCCCCAAGCCGTCGACGAAGTGCACCGCGGCAGCGGTGAAGTGATCGACTTGCCGGTGTACGAAAGCGATGTCCTGCACGCGTTGGCCGCCACCGGCGGATTGCCCGGGACCGACGCCGAACGCGAACTGTACGTGATTCGTCGCAGCCCCACGATCGACTATCGGTTCATGAACATTGAACAATTGCAATCGATGGTCGACACGTTGGGCCCCGAATCGGGCGTCGTGCGGATCCCGTTGGTCGGCTGTCCGGACCAGCCGATTCCGTTCACCGAACAAGACATCAAACTGGACGAAGGCGATGTATTGTTCGTGCCGCGTCGCAACGAATACTTCACGACCGGCGGCATGCTGCCCGGTGCACGCATCCCGCTGCCGCGAGATCGTGACATCGATGTGATCGAAGCAATTGCGATGGCCACCGGTTCGGCGGGCGGCCCCCTGGGTCGCGACGGCGGAGTGCTGGCCGGTGCCGGCGTCAGCTACATGCGTGAACCGACCCGCGTGCTGATCCTGCGTGACTTGCCCGACAACCGCCAGATCACGATTCGCGTCGACTTGGACCGGGCAATGAAGGACAAAAAGGAACGGATTCGAATCCTGCCCGACGATGTCGTCATGCTGTACTTCAAGCCTGGATCGGCGACGCTGAACAGCACGCTGAACTACATCCCAAGTGCGGTCGTCGGCTTGATGATTCGCGACGCCGACTGA
- the wbaP gene encoding undecaprenyl-phosphate galactose phosphotransferase WbaP — protein sequence MPSTDLQESKRLPVGVVSTEAIEQLAPVLPEPSGKERNRKRRPRGVASGVGQVVLTSIPLICGDLLVVLGSFYGAILVSAALLGYAPHTNFFFQGLAVGVSFLGIGLLMGLYPATGVSPVFELRQLVLSGFFAFSLMLATNAMVAVLSPIELLVGIIGGIVAMLLLPVVRASVRHMVADRGWWGERVVIIGAGVQGQAIYKFYQRASQRGLRPVGLVDRWHDAQPLSPPLDADRFRYLGSIDRLNRIVPRHGVRWGILAPGGCDGMDVSGVMRFCGDLPHLIVLPSQLMIPSLWASPRECAGVMGVHVTDHLQSPVNATVKRAVDFFGSLFGLLAASPMFILAIAWTKWKSPGPAFYGHTRIGRDGKKFKAWKFRTMVPDADSVLEDYLERHPEMRREWIEDQKLKNDPRIIPGIGHFLRKTSLDEIPQLWNVLTGEMSLVGPRPIVQSEVQRYREMFPYYLRVRPGITGLWQVSGRNDTSYDQRVQLDSYYVCNWSPWLDTYILLRTIRTMAMREGAY from the coding sequence ATGCCCTCGACCGACCTGCAAGAATCGAAACGACTGCCCGTGGGCGTCGTGTCGACCGAAGCCATCGAGCAGCTTGCGCCGGTGTTGCCCGAGCCATCGGGGAAAGAACGCAACCGCAAACGAAGACCGCGTGGGGTTGCTAGCGGCGTCGGACAAGTGGTTCTGACCTCAATCCCGCTAATTTGCGGTGACCTGCTGGTGGTGCTCGGGTCTTTCTACGGTGCCATTTTGGTCAGCGCCGCCTTGCTGGGTTATGCACCGCACACGAATTTCTTTTTCCAAGGACTGGCTGTCGGCGTTTCGTTCCTGGGCATCGGCTTGCTGATGGGCCTGTACCCGGCCACCGGCGTCAGTCCCGTGTTCGAACTTCGCCAACTGGTGCTCAGCGGTTTTTTCGCCTTCAGCTTGATGCTGGCCACCAACGCCATGGTCGCCGTGCTCAGTCCCATCGAATTATTGGTCGGCATCATCGGCGGGATCGTCGCCATGCTATTGCTGCCGGTCGTACGAGCATCGGTGCGGCATATGGTGGCCGACCGAGGGTGGTGGGGTGAACGCGTCGTCATTATCGGTGCAGGCGTTCAAGGCCAAGCGATCTATAAGTTTTACCAACGCGCGTCCCAACGCGGGCTCCGACCGGTCGGGCTGGTTGATCGTTGGCACGATGCCCAGCCGTTGTCGCCGCCCTTGGACGCCGATCGTTTTCGTTACTTGGGCAGCATTGATCGTCTGAATCGAATCGTGCCCCGGCACGGTGTCCGCTGGGGGATTTTGGCACCAGGCGGTTGCGATGGCATGGACGTGTCGGGCGTCATGCGATTTTGTGGTGACCTGCCGCATCTGATCGTGCTGCCGTCGCAATTGATGATCCCCAGTCTTTGGGCCAGCCCGCGTGAATGCGCCGGTGTGATGGGGGTCCATGTCACCGATCACTTGCAAAGCCCGGTCAATGCCACGGTCAAACGAGCCGTGGACTTCTTCGGTTCGCTGTTCGGTTTGCTGGCCGCCTCACCGATGTTCATTCTGGCAATCGCCTGGACCAAGTGGAAATCGCCTGGCCCGGCGTTTTATGGGCATACACGCATCGGCCGCGACGGAAAGAAATTCAAGGCCTGGAAGTTTCGTACCATGGTGCCCGACGCCGATTCGGTGTTGGAAGACTACCTGGAACGGCATCCCGAAATGCGTCGAGAATGGATCGAAGACCAAAAGCTGAAGAACGATCCACGGATCATACCCGGCATCGGCCACTTCCTTCGCAAGACCAGCTTGGACGAGATTCCGCAGCTGTGGAACGTCTTGACGGGTGAGATGAGTCTGGTGGGGCCACGCCCGATCGTTCAATCGGAAGTGCAGCGTTATCGGGAAATGTTCCCCTATTACTTGCGTGTGCGTCCCGGCATCACGGGCCTTTGGCAAGTCAGCGGCCGGAACGACACCAGCTATGACCAACGCGTGCAACTGGACAGTTACTACGTCTGCAACTGGTCACCCTGGCTGGACACCTACATCCTCCTCCGCACCATCCGCACGATGGCCATGCGCGAAGGAGCGTATTGA
- a CDS encoding glycosyltransferase has protein sequence MNEFDVVHVTQPTTEGVANVVLSIANRQANSGKQVGVVSPANHDFWGRLSPKVATIQWDASRDLGLNLLAEYRSYRRVTAKLKAKTAHLHSSKAGLIGRIAPAFADNVVFQPHGWSFEATRQPLTSLVRGWERYATSRRSHRIVCVSSGEKLADNRIALSQNVDVVPNSIDIRRWDQQQDFSRAVACERLGLESDHLHVVTIGRVAEQKGPDLLLKVWPEIADLFPNARAHWLGDGPMLDRCRGLASEQSGIAFHGPTKDAACWLRTADVVVMPSRWEGHSLALLEAMASSVPVIAFDVAGFRETLDGGAGIVVPAGDVDAMKKALASMLASTPSKRESMGKFGREVIECRYCLEHQVRLLERVYSLEQIDSVSPMKIGYAMTDSTTSAN, from the coding sequence ATGAACGAATTTGACGTTGTGCATGTGACACAACCGACGACTGAGGGGGTTGCGAACGTCGTATTGTCGATCGCCAATCGTCAGGCCAACTCAGGAAAGCAGGTTGGTGTTGTTTCGCCGGCGAATCATGATTTCTGGGGTCGACTATCGCCAAAGGTCGCAACCATCCAGTGGGATGCGTCCCGGGATCTGGGGTTGAACCTGCTTGCAGAGTATCGCTCCTATCGTCGAGTTACTGCAAAGCTGAAAGCTAAGACAGCACATCTGCACTCTTCCAAGGCGGGTTTGATCGGTCGCATTGCTCCCGCGTTCGCTGACAATGTGGTTTTCCAGCCTCACGGTTGGTCATTTGAGGCAACCAGACAGCCTTTGACTTCATTGGTTCGTGGGTGGGAACGCTACGCTACATCCCGGCGGTCGCATCGTATTGTGTGTGTGAGTTCGGGCGAAAAATTAGCTGATAATCGGATTGCTTTGTCCCAAAACGTTGACGTTGTTCCAAATTCAATCGATATTCGACGTTGGGATCAGCAGCAAGATTTTTCTCGGGCTGTTGCTTGCGAGCGTCTCGGGCTGGAATCCGATCATTTGCATGTGGTTACGATCGGGCGTGTTGCCGAACAGAAGGGGCCTGATCTGCTGTTGAAAGTTTGGCCTGAAATCGCGGATCTATTTCCCAACGCGAGGGCTCATTGGCTGGGTGATGGCCCGATGTTGGATCGATGCCGGGGGTTGGCAAGCGAACAAAGCGGTATCGCATTTCATGGGCCCACAAAAGATGCCGCTTGTTGGCTGCGCACCGCCGATGTTGTCGTTATGCCAAGTCGCTGGGAGGGGCATAGCCTAGCATTGTTGGAAGCAATGGCTTCGTCAGTCCCGGTGATCGCTTTTGATGTGGCTGGTTTTCGTGAAACCTTAGACGGTGGTGCCGGAATCGTCGTGCCCGCTGGTGATGTTGACGCAATGAAAAAAGCTCTCGCGTCCATGCTAGCTTCGACTCCATCTAAAAGAGAATCAATGGGGAAATTCGGTCGCGAAGTGATCGAGTGTCGCTATTGTTTAGAACATCAGGTGCGGCTACTTGAACGGGTCTATTCCCTAGAGCAGATTGACAGTGTTTCGCCGATGAAAATCGGTTATGCAATGACGGATTCAACGACGTCAGCAAACTGA
- a CDS encoding glycosyltransferase family 4 protein, with protein MSKIVFTLKNSRPYGAPKVVCRHAAALASRGHQVTVVVGEEAACESGSLESEMARSGIAVSNQPGLFDNGIGRGVMLVRSLLNELRPDIVISSQLRDTPPVMIAAGISKTPAIAVAQNPLRFPGQSIVGRLKSRVYLESINWNATHVIAVSDFVRDHLRAKCRVADQRIVTVQNGFDFGQFQSVDRSQSHNAIGNLGIGDSTFTIGCVGRIHPQKGLDVLVQAIAKIRAEQHHHDDLAIILVGDEGAGGRAYRSRLENLIRTIGLESQVHFVGFQKDPSQFLAGCDLFIQASRWEGGCPTLSCMEAWAIGVPTLQSDCSGFDHRFTVNEDGFGFKSECIDDLSKQLEKILTLPEERLKEVGRRGRKFLMEHFSWSDAEDQFADVVESVIA; from the coding sequence GTGTCGAAGATTGTTTTCACACTTAAAAACTCGCGTCCCTATGGTGCTCCCAAAGTGGTCTGCCGTCATGCCGCGGCATTGGCCTCGCGCGGCCATCAGGTCACCGTGGTGGTGGGTGAAGAAGCTGCGTGTGAATCAGGGTCCCTCGAATCTGAGATGGCCCGATCAGGCATTGCGGTTTCAAATCAGCCTGGTTTGTTTGACAATGGAATCGGTCGAGGTGTGATGCTCGTCCGGAGTTTACTGAATGAACTGCGGCCGGACATCGTTATTTCATCACAACTTCGCGATACGCCACCGGTCATGATTGCGGCGGGGATCTCTAAGACACCGGCCATCGCAGTGGCGCAGAATCCGCTTCGTTTTCCAGGCCAAAGCATAGTCGGCAGATTGAAGAGTCGAGTCTACCTGGAGTCAATCAATTGGAACGCCACTCACGTCATCGCAGTCAGCGACTTTGTCAGAGATCACCTGCGTGCCAAGTGCCGTGTCGCTGACCAACGAATCGTGACCGTTCAGAACGGCTTTGATTTTGGCCAATTTCAATCTGTTGACAGATCTCAATCTCATAATGCCATCGGGAACCTTGGCATCGGCGATTCCACGTTTACGATTGGTTGCGTGGGACGTATTCACCCGCAGAAGGGACTAGACGTCTTGGTCCAGGCGATTGCCAAAATAAGAGCCGAGCAACATCATCATGACGATCTCGCGATCATCCTTGTGGGCGACGAGGGCGCCGGTGGGCGAGCCTATCGAAGCCGACTTGAGAATTTGATCCGCACCATTGGTCTTGAATCCCAGGTCCACTTTGTTGGATTTCAAAAAGATCCATCCCAATTTCTTGCCGGCTGCGATTTATTCATCCAAGCGTCGCGTTGGGAGGGCGGGTGCCCGACGCTATCTTGCATGGAAGCTTGGGCGATTGGCGTCCCCACCCTTCAATCCGATTGCTCCGGATTCGATCATAGGTTTACGGTGAACGAGGATGGATTTGGGTTCAAGAGCGAGTGCATTGACGACCTGAGCAAACAGCTTGAAAAAATCCTGACTCTCCCCGAAGAACGCTTGAAGGAAGTCGGACGACGAGGGCGGAAATTCCTAATGGAGCATTTTTCTTGGAGCGATGCAGAAGATCAGTTTGCTGACGTCGTTGAATCCGTCATTGCATAA
- a CDS encoding sulfotransferase family protein, which yields MDTAKPNFFIVGAPKSGTSALAFYLSEHPQVFFSRPKELFYWSEDHQYARERHGVYTLESYLRFFEDSDPALHKAIGEGSVNYLQSHNAIENILAFNPDAKFIAMLRDPVDVAYGMHGELVRHYFEDELDFEKAWGLQSDRASGIRIPDKCVMRHQLQYQDVATFSPQIERLHTLVPESQRLLLFFDDLKKDTGAVYQQTLEFLGLTDDGRSEFPRVNPARTYRSHAIGRLYQTPPKWLEPAMKRVRHWYASLPGNKKDMLAGMMAKKEARAPLREEFATHLRDIFRTDVEKLEVMLSRDLAHWK from the coding sequence ATGGATACGGCCAAGCCCAATTTTTTCATCGTCGGGGCTCCCAAATCCGGCACATCCGCACTTGCCTTTTACTTGTCGGAACACCCACAGGTTTTCTTTTCTCGACCCAAAGAGCTTTTTTACTGGTCGGAAGACCACCAGTACGCTCGAGAGCGTCACGGTGTTTACACACTGGAAAGCTACCTTCGCTTTTTTGAAGACTCGGATCCAGCGTTACACAAGGCGATTGGTGAGGGCTCTGTGAATTACCTTCAGTCGCACAATGCCATAGAAAACATCCTAGCGTTTAATCCGGACGCAAAATTCATCGCGATGCTACGTGACCCGGTTGATGTTGCTTATGGCATGCATGGTGAACTGGTTCGTCATTACTTTGAAGACGAACTTGATTTTGAGAAAGCCTGGGGGTTGCAGTCCGACCGAGCGTCGGGAATTCGCATACCCGACAAGTGTGTCATGCGTCACCAACTGCAATACCAAGACGTCGCCACATTTTCGCCCCAGATCGAGCGGTTACATACGTTGGTTCCCGAGTCCCAACGACTGCTGTTGTTTTTTGATGATTTGAAGAAGGACACCGGAGCAGTCTATCAACAGACGCTGGAGTTTCTTGGATTGACCGATGATGGTCGATCTGAGTTCCCAAGGGTCAATCCGGCTCGAACCTACCGGTCGCACGCCATCGGCCGACTCTACCAAACACCCCCCAAGTGGCTAGAACCGGCGATGAAACGAGTGCGTCATTGGTATGCATCGCTTCCCGGCAACAAAAAAGATATGCTTGCTGGTATGATGGCGAAGAAGGAGGCGCGAGCGCCATTGAGAGAAGAATTTGCAACGCACCTGCGTGACATTTTTCGCACGGACGTGGAAAAACTGGAAGTAATGTTGTCTCGCGATCTCGCCCATTGGAAATAG
- a CDS encoding lipopolysaccharide biosynthesis protein, with protein MLVKRHAIAAVLGRLLAIGSGIAMTVVAARVLEPSGFANFSIFCTFVAGAGMACSAGLGVVGMRFLGSDSSERHRLAAQQTITTRILTVLVVADLLIAALIGVLGLWLSKHLFSGLDSVASAAAQMALGASAVGFTQAFSELLRGWQKPGYSALLGNQRGAPLACGAVAMGLLVISQFSEPIGWASAVWLYVSGYCLSTILGGSLIAGLVRLSPVDDLTEPWPAKLPCEPNFGKNGDDGNDTESTSLDRPELIAIAAPIGATLLLNFLSSQGDIFLVPFLDPSDVTPYVAARRWTTLVSMPLAVLNMTAGGLVSASLRKGSKVQLERVLRAGATIVGGFAGIVTIAAIVAPTFCLRVVFGPGYDGAATILGILAAGQWVLVSTGACGLVLSLTGNERVALSISAIGLLLLVLAGPLCATFFGPIGLATLLSMLVAGANAISCWACHQRVGILTLIDPTYLIRPHQLFRGLRSRDKK; from the coding sequence ATGCTCGTCAAACGTCACGCTATTGCAGCAGTGCTGGGAAGGCTGCTGGCAATCGGATCAGGGATCGCAATGACCGTGGTCGCGGCTCGCGTGTTAGAGCCGTCTGGATTTGCAAATTTTTCGATTTTCTGCACCTTCGTGGCCGGTGCTGGAATGGCATGCTCTGCGGGACTGGGGGTCGTCGGAATGCGATTCCTGGGCTCGGATTCCAGCGAACGCCATCGACTGGCGGCACAGCAAACGATCACCACCCGTATTTTGACGGTGCTGGTTGTCGCCGATCTGTTGATTGCTGCATTGATTGGCGTGCTCGGCCTATGGCTATCCAAACACTTGTTCTCTGGGCTCGACAGTGTTGCATCCGCAGCCGCGCAGATGGCACTGGGAGCCTCTGCCGTCGGTTTCACCCAAGCGTTTTCTGAGCTGCTGCGAGGCTGGCAAAAGCCCGGCTACAGCGCCCTGCTTGGCAATCAGCGGGGGGCACCTCTGGCGTGCGGTGCCGTCGCGATGGGGCTGTTGGTGATATCACAGTTCTCGGAACCAATCGGCTGGGCGTCCGCCGTTTGGCTTTATGTCTCAGGCTACTGCTTGAGCACCATTCTTGGCGGATCGTTAATCGCCGGACTCGTGCGTCTATCACCAGTTGACGACTTAACGGAACCGTGGCCCGCCAAACTGCCTTGTGAGCCAAACTTCGGCAAAAACGGCGATGATGGAAACGATACAGAATCAACCAGCTTAGATCGACCTGAGCTAATCGCAATTGCGGCACCGATAGGCGCCACCTTGCTACTAAATTTTCTTTCGTCCCAAGGCGACATTTTTTTGGTTCCATTTTTGGATCCAAGTGATGTCACACCCTACGTCGCTGCGCGGCGGTGGACCACGCTGGTCAGCATGCCGCTTGCCGTATTGAACATGACGGCCGGTGGACTGGTTTCAGCATCCCTCCGCAAGGGCAGCAAGGTACAGCTTGAGAGAGTCCTTCGAGCCGGCGCGACAATTGTCGGTGGGTTCGCGGGGATTGTTACTATCGCTGCGATCGTCGCCCCAACATTCTGCTTGCGCGTTGTCTTTGGCCCCGGCTATGACGGCGCAGCAACGATTCTTGGAATTCTTGCTGCCGGCCAATGGGTGTTGGTATCAACCGGGGCTTGCGGATTGGTGCTATCGCTGACCGGAAACGAACGGGTCGCACTGAGCATATCGGCCATAGGATTACTGTTACTGGTGCTTGCCGGCCCATTGTGTGCAACTTTCTTCGGACCGATTGGACTTGCCACACTTTTGAGTATGCTTGTGGCGGGCGCGAATGCTATTTCCTGCTGGGCCTGCCACCAGCGCGTCGGCATTCTGACACTGATCGACCCGACCTACCTGATCCGCCCACATCAACTATTCCGGGGCCTGCGTTCACGCGACAAGAAGTGA
- the wzy gene encoding O-antigen polysaccharide polymerase Wzy: MARQSRTVIRFGTDSVVAPLFLLLIVGGLIWAVQQRQLSIATACFAASLGSLLSGATAFTFIRAKFSVGRLLLLSYLASLWIWYFTPLLFVAIFPDDVRAGEIYSERMLVNAGYYCAIGYTAICFGAVVASSFQSSGPERFSSSTDDLLPLFAVMCIGLASLAMVFTKRASPQGIEELYSDEGTLAVASLAGVCVKLMGVCWAYFLRRSFLERFSFWIISAILISFPAVAYFVFKIGKRNALFGIAVMLACTVAAYRPQLFKKSVAIAVPVFVALFVGIGFMRTPDRVQDSATRRILQPVVVFTQTASMHARMQKAYPENRRSWGSTYAQSLCAIFPPPIDGKVAKLAGFDAPAPEFPRNIAIDTIPSAEARNFAMGASPIAEAYVNFGFPLGYLALVAYGLLVSSILIFAEVPTQKTWLFTLKVLLAAGAFWTVRAPLSGLYEYAHYWWFLIVAFIAWRILVPRKRLRTTIPSVD, translated from the coding sequence ATGGCAAGGCAGTCAAGAACCGTTATCCGATTTGGCACTGACAGCGTTGTTGCCCCCCTCTTTCTTCTGCTCATTGTCGGCGGATTGATTTGGGCTGTCCAACAGCGTCAGCTTTCTATCGCAACTGCATGCTTTGCCGCTTCACTTGGTTCTCTTTTGAGCGGTGCGACTGCGTTTACGTTCATTCGTGCAAAGTTCTCAGTTGGCAGACTATTGCTGTTGAGCTATCTAGCCAGCCTTTGGATTTGGTATTTCACACCGCTATTGTTCGTCGCCATCTTCCCAGATGATGTGCGAGCGGGAGAAATCTATTCGGAACGGATGCTAGTCAATGCTGGATACTATTGCGCCATCGGATACACCGCCATTTGTTTTGGAGCAGTGGTTGCGTCTAGTTTTCAGTCGTCAGGTCCCGAACGGTTCTCGTCATCCACCGACGATTTGTTGCCGCTTTTTGCTGTCATGTGCATTGGACTTGCGTCACTTGCTATGGTTTTCACTAAGCGAGCTAGCCCTCAGGGGATTGAGGAACTCTACTCCGACGAAGGTACGTTGGCAGTAGCTTCTTTGGCCGGTGTCTGTGTCAAACTGATGGGAGTTTGCTGGGCCTATTTTCTGAGACGGTCATTTCTCGAACGCTTCAGCTTTTGGATTATTTCGGCCATCCTCATAAGCTTCCCTGCTGTTGCCTACTTTGTGTTTAAGATCGGCAAACGAAATGCGTTGTTTGGAATCGCAGTCATGCTCGCCTGCACGGTGGCTGCGTATCGCCCTCAATTATTTAAGAAATCTGTTGCGATAGCGGTACCAGTCTTCGTCGCTCTGTTCGTCGGTATCGGTTTCATGCGGACTCCAGACCGAGTACAAGACAGTGCTACACGCCGCATTTTGCAACCCGTGGTAGTATTCACCCAGACGGCGTCAATGCACGCCCGCATGCAAAAAGCCTACCCCGAAAATCGCCGCAGTTGGGGATCCACCTATGCCCAATCACTTTGCGCTATATTTCCCCCACCGATCGATGGGAAGGTTGCAAAACTAGCAGGCTTCGATGCACCTGCTCCTGAGTTTCCACGAAACATTGCGATAGACACCATTCCAAGCGCCGAAGCTAGAAATTTCGCAATGGGAGCAAGCCCAATTGCTGAAGCATACGTCAATTTTGGATTTCCATTGGGCTACTTGGCATTGGTCGCCTATGGATTACTTGTGTCGTCGATTCTGATTTTTGCTGAAGTACCGACCCAAAAGACATGGCTTTTCACACTGAAAGTCCTTCTTGCGGCCGGTGCATTTTGGACGGTCCGAGCCCCGCTTTCGGGATTATATGAGTATGCACACTATTGGTGGTTTTTGATCGTTGCTTTCATCGCATGGCGAATTCTGGTCCCACGGAAACGCCTTCGAACAACGATACCATCGGTCGACTAG
- a CDS encoding PEP-CTERM sorting domain-containing protein (PEP-CTERM proteins occur, often in large numbers, in the proteomes of bacteria that also encode an exosortase, a predicted intramembrane cysteine proteinase. The presence of a PEP-CTERM domain at a protein's C-terminus predicts cleavage within the sorting domain, followed by covalent anchoring to some some component of the (usually Gram-negative) cell surface. Many PEP-CTERM proteins exhibit an unusual sequence composition that includes large numbers of potential glycosylation sites. Expression of one such protein has been shown restore the ability of a bacterium to form floc, a type of biofilm.), whose translation MRLQHYTGVVLAMLLLVTGSAPAAVVIFQDEAAFTADLADSNNFGTVGADLHGGSDVSGLSSQTSSGIFINGLEYSFTFREGVFDTSLGGTAPVATGANLISDIDTSGSSFIYEAGTTDQGGASIPAWGYDTDATASSSANTVALFDFTASPTDVLSFSLQAGDFEGGNAWSNVVAAYRADGTKIGEVSFDWPAPDYGDGVTNFIGFGADEAIGYAAFFVGEDDATGFGHTERIAVGDFKLGTSQLNAAAVPEPSSILALTALGLTGAARICRKRKQTGSPSV comes from the coding sequence ATGCGACTGCAACACTACACCGGCGTCGTGCTGGCAATGTTACTGCTGGTGACCGGATCCGCCCCCGCGGCGGTGGTCATCTTTCAAGACGAAGCCGCCTTTACCGCCGATCTCGCGGATTCCAACAACTTTGGAACCGTCGGTGCAGACCTTCATGGCGGCTCGGATGTGTCAGGGCTCTCCAGCCAAACCTCCAGCGGAATCTTCATCAACGGGCTGGAGTACTCATTCACCTTTCGCGAAGGTGTTTTCGACACCAGCCTGGGTGGAACCGCACCGGTCGCGACAGGTGCGAACTTGATCAGCGACATTGATACAAGCGGCAGTAGTTTTATCTACGAGGCAGGAACGACGGACCAAGGCGGCGCGTCGATCCCCGCATGGGGATACGACACGGATGCCACGGCGTCCAGTTCCGCCAATACCGTTGCGTTGTTTGATTTCACGGCATCGCCCACGGACGTATTGTCATTCAGTCTCCAAGCCGGTGACTTCGAAGGCGGCAATGCTTGGTCGAATGTGGTTGCCGCCTACCGGGCCGATGGAACCAAGATCGGAGAGGTCTCCTTCGATTGGCCGGCGCCCGACTACGGCGATGGCGTCACCAACTTCATCGGCTTCGGTGCGGACGAAGCGATCGGCTACGCAGCATTCTTCGTCGGCGAAGACGATGCCACCGGGTTCGGCCACACCGAGCGAATCGCGGTTGGCGATTTCAAGCTGGGCACCAGCCAGCTCAATGCGGCCGCCGTACCGGAGCCCTCCAGCATTCTGGCCCTCACCGCCCTTGGGCTCACCGGTGCCGCCCGGATCTGCCGCAAACGGAAGCAAACGGGCTCACCCTCCGTCTAA